A stretch of Methanobrevibacter sp. YE315 DNA encodes these proteins:
- the pyrE gene encoding orotate phosphoribosyltransferase: MLSKEYLIDLLKENEVFLEGDFTLSSGKKSNYYINMKKAITEPEILSTISKLITEKIKDDEIDKVAGPALGAVPIATAVSLESGLPLLMIRKEKKGYGTSKLIEGELLEGDDVIVVEDVSTTGGSLLKAIKAIKDNGGNVKRAFVVVDREEGAIEEFKKEGIVLEPLISVSEFF; encoded by the coding sequence ATGCTTTCAAAGGAATATTTAATTGATTTATTAAAGGAAAATGAAGTATTTTTAGAGGGTGATTTTACATTATCTTCTGGAAAGAAAAGCAATTACTATATTAACATGAAAAAGGCCATTACAGAGCCTGAAATTTTATCTACAATTTCTAAACTGATTACTGAAAAAATCAAGGATGACGAAATTGACAAAGTTGCAGGTCCTGCTTTAGGTGCTGTTCCTATTGCTACTGCAGTTTCTCTTGAATCTGGATTGCCATTATTAATGATTCGTAAAGAAAAGAAAGGATATGGTACTTCCAAACTGATTGAAGGTGAACTTTTAGAAGGTGATGATGTCATCGTAGTTGAGGATGTTTCAACTACTGGAGGATCTCTTTTAAAGGCCATTAAAGCTATTAAGGATAATGGCGGTAATGTAAAAAGGGCTTTTGTGGTCGTTGATAGGGAAGAAGGTGCCATTGAAGAGTTCAAAAAAGAAGGAATAGTATTGGAACCTTTGATTTCTGTCAGTGAATTTTTTTAA
- the thsA gene encoding thermosome subunit alpha, whose translation MAQGQPIFILPEGTNRSVGRDAQRNNILAGKVLAETVRTTLGPKGMDKMLVDGLGDIVVTNDGVTILKEMDIEHPAAKMLVEVAKTQEDEVGDGTTTAVIIAGELLKKSETLLDSDIHPTIIAMGYRKAAEKAQEILDEIAIEDVDSETLMKVAMTAMTGKGTEAAREPLAKLIVEAVEAIADEDGVDTDNIKIEKKDGAVVEESSLVEGVIVDKERVHPGMPTEIKDAKIALINAPLEVKETEMDAEITITDPAQMQAFIEQEEKMVKDMVNKIVDAGANVLFAQKGIDDLAQHYLSKAGVLAVRRVKKSDIQKLSRATGASVITNLDDLTEEDLGIAGTVEERKISGEEMIFVEECSGAKSVTLFVRGSTKHIVAEIVRAIEDAIGVVAATVEDDKVVAGGGAPEIAMAKKLKDYAESISGREQLAVNAFAEALEIVPKTLAENAGLDSIDSLVDLRAAQENSFYMGLDVFTGEVTDMKEAGVIEPKRVKKQAIQSASEAAEMILRIDDVIASTKGPEDMGMDPSMAGGMPPMM comes from the coding sequence ATGGCACAAGGACAACCAATTTTTATTTTACCTGAAGGTACTAACAGGTCTGTCGGTAGAGATGCACAAAGAAATAACATTTTAGCTGGTAAAGTATTAGCTGAAACTGTAAGAACTACTTTAGGTCCAAAAGGAATGGACAAAATGTTAGTTGACGGACTTGGAGATATTGTAGTAACCAACGATGGTGTTACTATTTTAAAAGAAATGGATATTGAACACCCAGCAGCAAAAATGCTCGTAGAAGTAGCAAAAACCCAAGAAGATGAAGTTGGAGATGGAACTACTACTGCAGTTATCATTGCTGGTGAATTATTAAAAAAATCCGAAACTTTACTTGACTCTGACATTCACCCAACTATCATAGCTATGGGATACAGAAAAGCAGCTGAAAAAGCACAAGAAATCTTAGATGAAATCGCAATTGAAGATGTCGATTCTGAAACTTTAATGAAAGTAGCTATGACTGCTATGACTGGTAAAGGAACTGAAGCAGCACGTGAACCATTAGCAAAATTAATCGTAGAAGCTGTAGAAGCTATTGCTGATGAAGATGGTGTTGACACTGATAACATTAAAATCGAGAAAAAAGATGGTGCTGTTGTCGAAGAATCCAGCTTAGTTGAAGGTGTAATTGTAGACAAAGAAAGAGTACACCCAGGTATGCCAACTGAAATCAAAGACGCAAAAATCGCATTAATCAATGCTCCTTTAGAAGTTAAAGAAACTGAAATGGATGCAGAAATTACTATTACTGACCCTGCTCAAATGCAAGCTTTCATTGAACAAGAAGAAAAAATGGTTAAAGATATGGTAAACAAAATCGTTGATGCTGGTGCAAACGTATTATTCGCACAAAAAGGTATCGATGATTTAGCACAACACTACTTATCCAAAGCTGGCGTTTTAGCTGTAAGAAGAGTTAAAAAATCAGATATTCAAAAATTATCCAGAGCAACCGGCGCAAGTGTCATCACTAACTTAGATGACTTAACCGAAGAAGATTTAGGTATTGCTGGAACTGTAGAAGAAAGAAAAATCTCCGGCGAAGAAATGATCTTTGTAGAAGAATGCAGTGGTGCAAAATCCGTAACCTTATTCGTAAGAGGAAGTACCAAACACATTGTTGCAGAAATCGTAAGAGCAATCGAAGACGCAATCGGTGTAGTAGCAGCTACTGTTGAAGATGATAAAGTTGTTGCTGGTGGAGGAGCTCCTGAAATCGCAATGGCTAAAAAACTCAAAGATTACGCAGAATCTATTTCTGGAAGAGAACAATTAGCTGTAAACGCATTTGCAGAAGCTTTAGAAATCGTACCAAAAACCTTAGCTGAAAATGCAGGTTTAGACAGCATTGACTCCTTAGTAGATTTAAGAGCTGCACAAGAAAACTCTTTCTACATGGGATTAGATGTATTCACTGGTGAAGTTACAGACATGAAAGAAGCTGGAGTAATTGAACCTAAACGTGTCAAAAAACAAGCTATTCAATCTGCATCTGAAGCAGCTGAAATGATTTTAAGAATCGATGACGTAATTGCATCCACTAAAGGCCCTGAAGACATGGGTATGGACCCATCCATGGCTGGCGGAATGCCTCCAATGATGTAG
- a CDS encoding adenosylcobinamide amidohydrolase, producing the protein MYSNRLIFKTSLDDEVFYLNDTIFVKFNVKRNGISTSKLNGGFSSDFQSVFNHHLSQESIDYLENHDLKDYLIQHCLQVNIDPTFSTGLTTLAEMENVSIVTKTYKNLDVTAITTAGVRTNAARAGDPAAYYEENGKFGTINTIILINANLAYETLLDAFMSATEAKTVALNDLKIPSQYSNGYATGTGTDGLCVFSNLESDNFLTNAGKHSKLGEMIGQCVAESVKKAIKKQVWISSKSQSNALVRLNRYTLDINEFYDNLNCDKEEFIRLLQKEMKKQDNVAITSSVLNLIDEVECGLIKKEDALMLAGKIIENCNSYPIKKLLEHWINNFV; encoded by the coding sequence ATGTATTCAAATAGACTTATTTTTAAGACATCCCTAGATGATGAAGTATTTTATTTAAATGACACTATTTTTGTTAAATTCAATGTTAAGCGTAATGGAATTTCCACATCCAAGTTGAACGGTGGGTTTTCTTCAGATTTTCAAAGTGTTTTTAACCATCATTTGTCACAGGAAAGTATTGATTATTTGGAAAATCATGATTTGAAAGATTACTTGATTCAACATTGCCTTCAAGTAAATATTGACCCTACTTTCTCTACAGGTTTGACCACATTGGCCGAAATGGAAAATGTAAGCATTGTAACTAAAACATATAAAAATCTTGATGTCACTGCAATAACTACAGCAGGCGTTAGAACTAATGCTGCAAGAGCAGGTGATCCTGCAGCTTATTATGAAGAAAACGGGAAATTCGGCACAATAAATACAATAATTCTTATTAATGCTAATTTGGCGTATGAAACATTGCTTGATGCATTTATGAGCGCAACTGAAGCAAAAACAGTTGCATTGAATGACTTGAAAATTCCTTCACAATACTCAAATGGATATGCCACAGGAACAGGAACAGATGGTTTATGCGTTTTTTCCAATTTGGAATCTGACAACTTTTTGACAAATGCTGGAAAGCATTCTAAACTGGGTGAAATGATTGGACAATGTGTAGCTGAATCAGTTAAAAAAGCTATTAAAAAACAAGTTTGGATTAGCTCAAAATCACAGTCAAATGCATTGGTCAGATTAAATAGGTATACATTAGACATCAATGAATTCTATGATAATTTAAACTGCGATAAAGAGGAATTTATTAGGCTTCTGCAAAAAGAGATGAAAAAACAGGATAATGTAGCCATTACCAGTTCAGTTTTAAATCTAATCGATGAAGTCGAATGCGGTTTGATTAAAAAAGAGGATGCTTTAATGTTGGCGGGCAAAATTATTGAAAATTGCAACAGTTATCCGATAAAAAAATTATTGGAGCATTGGATTAATAATTTTGTTTAA
- a CDS encoding winged helix-turn-helix domain-containing protein, with product MKTITTKNMGIWKIKNKELINLIVGRKGGKTTTKIIDQILTKPYNINQLSNMLNLDYKTITYHIEIIYEHKYVEKEEFKNCTLYYPSKKLFNCLDEYKLIKEFIENE from the coding sequence ATGAAGACTATAACGACCAAAAATATGGGCATATGGAAAATAAAAAATAAGGAACTAATTAATTTGATAGTTGGTAGAAAAGGCGGCAAAACTACAACAAAAATAATTGATCAAATTCTCACTAAACCATATAATATTAACCAATTGTCAAATATGTTGAACTTAGATTACAAAACAATAACATACCACATTGAAATAATCTACGAACACAAATATGTGGAAAAGGAGGAGTTTAAAAATTGTACACTATACTATCCAAGTAAAAAATTATTTAATTGTTTAGACGAATATAAATTAATTAAAGAATTTATTGAAAACGAATAG
- a CDS encoding molybdenum cofactor biosynthesis protein B: MKSESSQQHQKESSKDITCGIITLSDSRKSKKADLSGQYMAEELESRYTLKSRDLIPDEKDELVNSIENMILEDIDVILTTGGTGLDPRDITVETVESLFEKKLDGFGEMFRAKSYEEIGAAALLSRATAGIYKKTVIFSMPGSPNAVKTALGIIIDELPHFVHHVKK, from the coding sequence ATGAAAAGTGAATCATCTCAACAACATCAAAAAGAATCCTCTAAAGATATTACATGTGGAATAATCACTCTCAGTGATAGTAGAAAATCTAAAAAGGCCGATTTGTCAGGCCAATACATGGCAGAAGAATTAGAATCAAGATACACTTTAAAATCTAGAGATTTGATTCCTGATGAAAAAGACGAATTAGTGAATTCTATTGAAAACATGATTCTAGAGGATATTGATGTTATCTTAACAACAGGAGGAACAGGCCTTGATCCTCGCGACATAACTGTTGAAACAGTTGAATCACTTTTTGAAAAAAAATTAGATGGCTTTGGAGAAATGTTTAGGGCAAAATCATATGAGGAAATTGGTGCTGCAGCATTACTTTCAAGAGCTACCGCTGGAATTTATAAAAAAACTGTTATTTTTTCCATGCCCGGTTCTCCGAATGCTGTTAAAACAGCACTTGGCATAATTATTGACGAACTTCCTCATTTTGTCCATCATGTTAAAAAATGA
- a CDS encoding winged helix-turn-helix domain-containing protein yields MTFDLMRFILTSDMRLSLLLELFDSEQNVESLKANLNKSHGSVLRGLKELIEKDLVYKSEKSFFLSSTGFLITLNIISMFDNACSIENNADFFKKHCIDNLGNPFFKSLYIWKNGVLIESTRAEFVKTVNVYSEKVSQSNNINVILPVYSKVFINIFIKSLIKNDGTLNLITNEIILDLIKENDVEGIFQKLVSEEKINIFISENDFKVFFTATDVFSSLFLFFDENHFDDGEMLLIEDNIENSLALFDSYRDLIK; encoded by the coding sequence ATGACTTTTGATTTGATGAGATTTATATTGACATCGGATATGCGTTTAAGTCTATTGCTTGAATTATTCGATAGTGAACAAAATGTTGAAAGTCTTAAAGCTAATTTAAATAAGAGTCATGGCTCTGTTTTAAGAGGATTGAAGGAGTTAATAGAAAAAGATCTTGTTTACAAGTCTGAAAAATCATTTTTCTTGTCTTCAACTGGATTCTTAATAACTTTAAATATAATTTCCATGTTTGATAATGCTTGTTCTATTGAAAATAATGCCGATTTTTTTAAAAAGCATTGTATTGATAATTTGGGAAATCCTTTTTTTAAAAGCTTATACATATGGAAAAATGGGGTGTTAATAGAATCTACCCGTGCGGAATTTGTCAAGACAGTTAATGTATACTCTGAAAAAGTATCCCAGTCCAACAATATTAATGTTATTTTGCCGGTATACTCAAAAGTTTTTATTAATATATTCATTAAATCATTAATTAAAAATGATGGAACCTTAAATTTAATAACAAATGAAATTATTTTGGATTTGATTAAAGAAAACGATGTTGAAGGCATATTTCAAAAATTGGTAAGTGAAGAAAAAATTAATATTTTCATATCTGAAAATGATTTTAAGGTGTTTTTCACAGCTACTGATGTATTTTCGTCTTTATTTTTGTTTTTTGATGAGAATCACTTTGATGATGGGGAAATGCTTTTGATTGAAGATAATATTGAAAATTCATTGGCGCTTTTTGATTCTTACAGGGACTTGATTAAATAA
- a CDS encoding winged helix-turn-helix domain-containing protein: MTNLETRNELNKEYKHVKYILTSEMRTKLLLTLYENSKNLEKLRNELKKPSATILHGLKELENINLVKKVQKYYELTSNGYLLTTNLIKLIENWNSINKSKMFWNNHDLSDIPEEMLKNIYLLKDATYVNSTTSDLSNAFNKYIELISDASKLRIILPIYSENHFEHIIGLLNENTLKSLELIISEEILHSIKNNATFNKSLLKNKKVTVRSIKKNIKIFLTYSDDFMSLTLFFKDGHYDDSQILIARDENALKWAFNLYSNI, translated from the coding sequence ATGACTAATCTAGAGACCCGAAATGAATTAAACAAAGAATATAAACATGTGAAGTACATTTTAACCTCTGAAATGAGAACCAAATTATTATTAACGCTTTATGAGAATTCAAAAAATTTAGAAAAACTGCGAAATGAACTGAAAAAACCATCAGCAACAATATTGCATGGACTTAAAGAACTGGAAAACATAAATCTAGTTAAAAAAGTTCAAAAATATTACGAATTGACTTCCAATGGATATCTGCTAACTACAAACCTGATAAAACTGATAGAAAACTGGAATTCTATTAACAAAAGTAAAATGTTCTGGAACAACCATGATTTATCGGATATACCTGAAGAAATGTTAAAAAACATCTATCTTTTAAAGGATGCAACATATGTTAATTCAACCACAAGCGATTTGTCTAATGCATTTAACAAGTACATTGAATTGATTTCAGATGCATCGAAATTAAGGATAATTCTTCCCATATATTCCGAAAACCATTTCGAACACATAATCGGATTGCTAAATGAAAACACGTTGAAAAGTTTGGAATTAATCATCAGTGAAGAAATTCTGCATTCAATCAAAAACAATGCAACATTCAACAAATCATTGTTAAAAAACAAAAAGGTAACTGTCAGGTCCATTAAAAAGAACATAAAAATATTTTTAACATATTCTGATGATTTTATGTCATTGACCCTGTTTTTTAAGGATGGGCACTACGATGACTCTCAAATATTAATTGCCAGAGATGAAAATGCTCTAAAATGGGCATTTAATCTATATTCAAATATTTGA
- a CDS encoding winged helix-turn-helix domain-containing protein, with product MNIHTEFNKDIKFLAKSEIRLKILSELNNHPNNVRGIVKNTKITYSSVSSNISKLEQNNHIKKIKNKYYINPMSEIYFKTLMDFKNSADLISDYESFWGKHNINQLNIESINNINDLKDSKLIETTPIDIYKTHNTIKKQLIETNSLKAIFPYMHPDYPQLIENILKNEGHVELIMPKDIYRAIMTHITRQVRRDALRQNRLEVDIVKKNPQLYLTICDESMSLGLFKNDGSFDQNRILISDNEKSQDWALNLFEDIKNEVTE from the coding sequence ATGAATATTCATACTGAATTTAATAAGGATATCAAATTTCTTGCAAAATCAGAAATTAGACTAAAAATTCTAAGTGAACTGAACAATCACCCAAACAATGTGCGAGGAATAGTGAAAAATACGAAAATCACATATAGTTCCGTATCAAGCAACATCAGCAAATTAGAGCAGAACAACCACATTAAAAAGATTAAAAACAAGTACTACATCAATCCAATGAGCGAGATTTACTTTAAAACACTGATGGATTTTAAAAACAGTGCTGATTTGATAAGTGATTACGAATCATTTTGGGGAAAGCACAACATTAATCAGTTGAACATCGAATCAATAAACAACATCAATGATTTGAAAGATTCAAAACTAATTGAAACAACACCGATTGACATATACAAAACCCACAATACCATTAAAAAACAATTGATTGAAACAAACTCCCTAAAAGCGATATTTCCATATATGCACCCAGACTATCCACAATTGATTGAAAATATCCTAAAAAATGAGGGGCATGTGGAATTAATAATGCCAAAAGACATTTACCGGGCCATAATGACACATATTACCCGACAAGTGAGAAGAGACGCCCTAAGGCAAAACAGACTGGAAGTGGATATTGTTAAAAAAAATCCGCAATTGTATCTGACCATTTGTGATGAATCGATGAGCCTGGGCCTATTTAAAAATGACGGCAGCTTTGATCAAAATAGGATTCTAATTTCAGACAATGAAAAATCTCAGGATTGGGCCTTGAATTTATTTGAAGACATAAAAAACGAGGTGACAGAATGA
- the xseB gene encoding exodeoxyribonuclease VII small subunit: MQELSFEESLEKLEEIVNRLENGDVPLDDAIDEFTKAMQLVKICNTKLNNAEEAIAKIVQDSGEIENFNLNE; encoded by the coding sequence ATGCAGGAATTAAGTTTTGAAGAAAGTTTGGAAAAGCTAGAAGAAATTGTAAACAGATTAGAAAATGGTGATGTGCCGTTAGACGATGCCATTGATGAATTTACAAAAGCGATGCAGCTGGTCAAAATATGCAACACAAAACTAAATAATGCCGAAGAAGCTATTGCTAAAATTGTTCAGGATAGTGGGGAAATAGAAAATTTCAATCTTAATGAATGA
- a CDS encoding winged helix-turn-helix domain-containing protein, with protein sequence MCDEKGCISKDIQKQIKFLINSEIRLKILECLFSSSQTIKSIQTQTNLNLSSISINVNDLEKNGFITIKNDVISLTNNCKLLLINIYNLNDTINLIDDNKDFLNTHIVKNYQFRGLSNLSQLKGCKLIESTTYDVFKTTRIIKDLALSSKSSKTIFPYMHPQLIEMLDYWAENDVDVKLILDEKVSHLFRDAIKEYGSLKGNISVKTISRKIEFALAVTENKMFLGLYKDDGKFDYNAVYISEDLEAINWANDVFREYEYMSEDYEVIK encoded by the coding sequence TTGTGTGATGAAAAAGGCTGCATTTCGAAGGATATTCAAAAACAGATTAAATTTTTAATTAATTCAGAAATCCGTTTAAAAATTTTAGAATGTTTATTCTCATCATCACAGACTATAAAGTCTATTCAAACCCAAACCAACTTAAATTTAAGTTCCATTTCAATTAATGTAAATGATTTAGAAAAGAATGGATTTATAACAATTAAAAACGATGTTATAAGTCTGACAAATAACTGTAAACTCTTATTGATTAACATCTATAATCTAAATGATACAATTAACTTAATCGATGATAATAAGGATTTTCTGAATACACATATCGTTAAAAACTATCAATTTAGAGGTTTATCTAACTTATCACAATTAAAAGGATGTAAATTAATTGAATCAACAACATATGATGTATTCAAAACTACTAGAATAATAAAGGATCTTGCATTGTCTTCTAAATCCAGCAAAACAATCTTTCCTTATATGCATCCACAACTAATTGAAATGCTCGATTATTGGGCTGAAAATGACGTGGATGTTAAACTAATTTTGGATGAAAAGGTATCACATCTATTCCGCGATGCGATTAAGGAATACGGTTCTCTAAAAGGGAACATTTCCGTTAAAACAATCTCAAGAAAAATAGAATTCGCCTTAGCGGTCACAGAAAATAAGATGTTTTTGGGATTATACAAAGATGATGGAAAATTCGATTATAATGCAGTGTATATCTCTGAGGATTTGGAAGCCATTAACTGGGCAAATGATGTATTCAGAGAATATGAATATATGAGTGAAGACTATGAGGTTATTAAATGA
- a CDS encoding PRC-barrel domain-containing protein encodes MRIKDELFGKEVLDSEIQIVGKVADVIMDKESYEITDLVIKKSGFSEQIKASENIVPMELVKAIGDKILLKGEDDI; translated from the coding sequence ATGAGAATCAAAGATGAATTATTTGGTAAAGAAGTTCTCGATAGTGAAATTCAAATTGTTGGAAAAGTCGCCGATGTTATTATGGATAAGGAAAGTTATGAAATTACTGATTTGGTAATTAAAAAATCCGGTTTTTCCGAACAGATTAAAGCTAGCGAAAATATTGTCCCAATGGAACTTGTAAAAGCTATCGGTGATAAGATTTTACTTAAAGGCGAAGATGATATTTAA
- the xseA gene encoding exodeoxyribonuclease VII large subunit, protein MGEETFTVSQINAYINKKLKMDFNLKNILIKGEISNYKTYSNGHSYFTLKDEKSQIPGVMFKSMKDRFLKFEPENGMKVIIKGKIEVYERDGKYQLYATKITEDGIGNLHIAYEQLKKKLEREGLFDNAHKKEIPKYPKKIGVVTAQTGAAIRDIITTIKRRYPICEIYVFSTLVQGENAAPQIVHKIRYAQNFDLDILIVGRGGGSIEDLWAFNEEIVAREIYDCKIPIISAVGHEIDWTISDYVADKRAATPTAAAEIAVPEISEVKYKVNQLSQRVNKSINDKFIENKRKIDNISQKQIFKNPESIYEIKQMHLDNLIGKLNFTSKDIISENRNKLIKIESRSVLRDPEEVTKAKREIFFRNVDKLKILDPLLTLKRGYSIAKVDNKVVSSAKDVKTGDELDIEFDDGTVNTKVI, encoded by the coding sequence ATGGGAGAGGAAACATTCACGGTATCTCAAATTAATGCCTATATTAATAAAAAGTTGAAAATGGATTTTAATTTGAAAAATATTCTTATTAAAGGAGAAATTTCTAATTACAAAACATATAGCAACGGACATAGTTATTTTACCCTGAAGGATGAAAAATCCCAAATTCCTGGTGTAATGTTTAAAAGCATGAAAGACAGATTCCTTAAGTTTGAACCTGAAAACGGCATGAAAGTAATTATTAAAGGAAAGATTGAAGTCTATGAAAGGGACGGGAAATATCAATTATATGCCACTAAAATTACCGAAGATGGAATTGGAAATCTGCATATTGCTTATGAACAACTAAAGAAAAAGCTTGAAAGAGAAGGATTATTTGATAATGCTCATAAAAAGGAAATACCTAAATATCCTAAAAAAATCGGAGTCGTTACAGCGCAAACCGGTGCTGCAATACGTGATATTATCACAACCATCAAGCGCAGATATCCAATATGTGAAATCTATGTTTTTTCAACGCTAGTGCAGGGAGAAAACGCCGCACCCCAAATTGTGCATAAAATAAGGTATGCGCAAAACTTTGACTTGGACATTCTGATTGTCGGCAGAGGCGGAGGCAGCATTGAGGATTTATGGGCTTTCAATGAGGAAATTGTGGCTCGTGAAATATATGATTGTAAAATACCTATCATAAGTGCAGTTGGACATGAAATTGACTGGACAATATCAGATTATGTGGCGGATAAAAGAGCTGCAACACCAACAGCGGCCGCTGAAATCGCTGTGCCTGAAATAAGTGAAGTCAAATATAAAGTTAATCAATTATCCCAAAGAGTTAATAAAAGCATTAATGATAAATTTATTGAAAATAAAAGAAAAATCGACAATATCTCACAAAAGCAGATTTTTAAAAACCCAGAATCGATTTATGAAATTAAGCAAATGCATTTGGACAACCTAATAGGTAAACTAAACTTTACATCCAAGGACATCATTTCTGAAAATAGAAACAAATTGATTAAAATCGAGTCAAGGTCCGTTTTGAGAGACCCTGAAGAGGTAACTAAAGCTAAACGAGAAATATTTTTCAGAAATGTGGATAAACTGAAAATTTTAGATCCTCTCTTGACATTGAAAAGAGGTTATTCAATAGCTAAAGTTGACAATAAGGTTGTTTCAAGTGCAAAAGATGTTAAAACTGGAGATGAATTGGATATTGAATTTGATGACGGAACCGTTAATACAAAGGTGATATGA
- a CDS encoding KamA family radical SAM protein encodes MKHKSKVRTGFSEFSRKLYENNKNKILKELNASEDDWNNPKWQLKNRISDAEEILKYADLTQEEFENIKKVSEKHRFAITPYYFSLIDFNNPNCPIKLQSIPDIRELDEDGQLDPMNEEQSNPSGKITRRYPNKLIINVTNACPMYCRHCQRRRLIGKSDKNTSKEYIDESIDFIREHQTIREVLVTGGDALMLSNNRLEYIFNKLSQIDHVEVIRVGTRTVVTLPFRIDDELATLLRKYKVQLSTHFNHACEITPEAVRAIDTLVDHGVLVRNQMVLLHNINDDKYCIQKTNEELQNCRVIPYYLFHPKEVRSTKHFQVDISKGLEIMKHLEGRTSGMCKPTYVYNSPGGLGKVPLVPIENIEYDENGYKFTTWENKTFTKDFK; translated from the coding sequence ATGAAGCATAAATCAAAAGTCAGAACTGGATTTAGTGAGTTTTCTAGAAAGTTATATGAAAATAATAAAAATAAGATTTTAAAAGAATTAAATGCAAGCGAGGATGACTGGAATAATCCGAAATGGCAACTAAAAAATCGTATTAGTGATGCTGAAGAGATTTTGAAATATGCTGATCTTACACAGGAAGAATTCGAGAACATAAAAAAGGTTAGCGAAAAGCATAGATTTGCAATAACCCCATATTACTTTTCATTGATTGATTTCAATAATCCGAATTGTCCGATAAAATTACAATCCATTCCGGATATTAGAGAATTAGACGAAGACGGTCAATTAGATCCAATGAACGAAGAGCAGTCAAATCCATCAGGAAAAATCACCAGAAGATATCCTAACAAATTAATTATTAATGTCACTAACGCTTGTCCGATGTACTGCAGGCACTGCCAACGCCGCAGACTAATAGGCAAATCTGATAAGAACACTTCTAAAGAATACATTGACGAATCAATAGACTTCATAAGAGAGCATCAAACAATCAGAGAAGTATTGGTCACTGGAGGAGACGCATTGATGTTATCTAATAATCGATTAGAATACATATTCAATAAGTTATCTCAAATCGACCATGTTGAAGTAATAAGGGTCGGTACAAGGACAGTGGTGACACTTCCATTTAGAATTGATGATGAACTAGCTACCCTACTTAGAAAATATAAAGTTCAACTTTCAACACACTTCAACCATGCTTGCGAGATTACTCCTGAAGCAGTCAGGGCAATCGACACATTGGTCGACCATGGAGTGCTTGTAAGAAACCAAATGGTGCTGTTGCACAATATCAATGACGACAAGTATTGCATTCAAAAGACCAATGAGGAACTGCAAAACTGTCGCGTAATCCCATATTATCTGTTCCATCCAAAAGAGGTTAGAAGTACTAAACACTTCCAAGTTGATATCTCAAAAGGTCTGGAGATTATGAAACATTTAGAAGGCAGAACAAGCGGAATGTGTAAACCCACCTATGTATACAACTCACCCGGAGGTCTTGGTAAAGTGCCTTTAGTTCCAATAGAGAATATCGAATATGATGAAAACGGATATAAATTCACAACATGGGAAAATAAAACATTTACAAAAGATTTCAAATAA